The window tgttttggtgtatttttctcatggttaccaatggcaaccacggagaaaagagCGAAGAAACAACATTTCACCGAGGCAGAAATGGATGTGTTAATGTGAAAATATCATTTTTGGGAGTAGTGCGTagtggcgttacaaataaaaggaagcatttTGAGCAGAAATGCGTCGTTATCACGGTTAAtccagtgagtgggacagagaggactggGGTGAAGAAAAAGAGGTCAGATCtcagggtggaggcaaaaagtAAGTGACTGATCGGCCGCCGCCAGAGCAGGTTGCTGCTGAGGGTCCGGCTGTCCCCAGCACCTGTGTGCCCTAAGCATGCAACGTGTCTGGAGGCAGCGTGCTGACAAGTGCTGTTCTGGAAAATCAGAGGGAAACCATTAACGAGCTGAGACAAATCCGAGCAGCGCTGAGCAGATTGTGTGACGTCGTGTCTGACATGTCAAACTCATTAAGAGAACTCGTTAATAAAAAGTGAACCTTACTGCCGTCTCGTGACTTCCTCTGTTGTTGGGGAGGGGGCGCCGCGGGTTGGGGTCATCCTCCCGAGGAGGAGGGAGATGGACGCCGTGCCTCAGCGCCACGTTGAGCAGCACACCACACGCCATGGCGATCATGGAAGTGTTGTCGTCCGATGGAGTTCGGCTTCAACTCCCCACTTCACCGTCGGTGTCGCCATTTCCCTCCCGTCTCCAGAACGAGCGTTCACGGTACGCATGGCTCAGAGTGGGCGTGAGGGACCCCGCACATTTTCCCGCCAACCTTTGCGTGGAAAGCGACGTACGCCGGTTTTCTAAATTGAGGCCCCCGGACCTGATGTTGCTTCAGAAAACGAGCCGAGTTCGCTGCGgtaacagataaataaatgctCGGTGTTGACTGAAAGTGActgacaggctgctgctgctgctctttgtgaCACTTatagaggaggaagatgaagatggagaggaggaggactttgatgaggatgaggacgatgaggaggacgaagaggaggtagaaggagaggaggatgatgaggaaGTCAGTGGTGAAGATGAGgtaaataaaagtacatttaaaaaaagaaaagacttggTGGAAGGTTTTACGATCtttatttggttgttttcttgtgaaatgTTGTCACCCAAGGAGGAAGAATTTGGCCAAGATGGagaagtggaggaggaggatgaagatgaggatgaagaCGAAGAGGGTATGTAGCTCCTTTTAAGATGCCTTCACTCGGTTCTCGTTCTCTTGTTGATTTTAAATCTCAGATCTGTGCGAGAGTGTAATCTGAGACAACACAGAACAGTGAGGTATATTTTATGGGGTGAAGATGATTTTcaattatttcttatttattgttttcactgctgcatatattgttttttctcagtttacATGATTACCATTTCTCATTGATTCAAACAAACATGCTGTAATACCCACAACCGGCCACCGGGTGGCGAGAAACGCCCACATTAACATTAGAGACGGAGGAAGAAGAGACAGGAGAGGGTTAAACTTTAAACCTGCTGTATCAGGAGGCTTCAGTTCCATGTGTGACTGgaagcagtgagcagcagcataaaacaccccccccccccttcctgcAGTCCTTGAACGCACCACAGCAAAGCACAACTTCGTGCTTGTTTAACTTTAATGTGgacagttttagaaaaagatACAAAGTTGATTGTTTGCAGTGTATTTACAGTATATGTTAGAagttttttatgaaatataacatttttattcagcttttttaaagaattttagcTGAAATAATTCTCAGTTGAGGACTTATGTATATAAGCTacactgccaaaagtattcactcgcctcCTTTCACACTCATGAACTTGAGTGATGTCTCATTCTTAATTCATaaggtttaatctgatgttggcccactctgcttctataacagcttcagctcttttgggaaggttttccacaggtttaggagtgtttctgggaattttggaccattcttccagaagctcatctgtgaggtcagactgatgttggacagaaggcctggttctcagtctctgctctaattcatcccaaaggtgttctgtcaggctgaggtcaggactctgtgcagccggtcaagttcttccacaccaaactcactcctccatgtctttatggaccttgctttgtgctctggcagccatgttggaacacGAAGAGGCCgttcccaaactgttcccacagagctaggagcatgaaattgtccacaATGTCTCGGTATcttgaagcattaagagttcctttcactggaacaaAGCGGCCGAGCCCAGCgcctgaaaaacaagcccacaccatgatcctccttttcaaactttacacttggctcaACGctgtcagacaagaaccgttctcctggcagcagccaaacccagattcatccagagaagcgtgattcgtccctccagaggacaagTCTCCACCGCTCTACAGTCCAGTGGTGTCGTGTTTTACTCCACCGCACCTGAAGCTTTGCTCTCAGTGATGGAAGGTTTGGATTCAGCCGCTCGGCTCTCtattcctgagctgatctgaaggcctcgtgaagtttggaggtctgcagctgttgactctgcaggaCGTTGGTGACTTCTGTGCAccatgagcctcagcatcctctgagcccactctgtggttttacgtGGCCGAGCTGCTGTCGTTCCCAACCGCTTCCATTTTGTTATaacaccactaacagctgactgtggaatatttagagGTGAGGAAATGTCTCGACTGGACTTACTGCACTGGTGGCCTCCTGTCACGGTACCACGCTGGAAGTCACAGAGCTGCTGGGAGCGAGCCATTCTTTCACAggtgtttgtagaagcagtctgggcttgattttatacacctgaattcaatgattagGGTGGGtgagcgaatacttttggcacTATAGTGTATCTAACTGTTGACTAACCCGGAGCACTAAAAGTtcaggtttgttgtttgttgttcctGGGAGTCGGGGGGTGGGGTTGTGGTTTCGGCCATCTTTGCGCCCCTTTGTGACGCAGATTTCCTCTTTGCCTGCAGAAGCAGAAACCAACAAAGGCGAGAAGAGAAAGCGAGACCCCGAAGATGACGACGAGGACGACGACGACGAAGATGACGATTGAAGGCGAAACTGAAAGCGAGTCGTCctctcccccccccaccaccacaacaCCACCACAAACCCGAACGTCCGCCCTCCAACAACTCCTCTCCCCTCCAGCTCTGCGCTCTTTTTACGATCAGGACTGTACGGACGGGTGGGCCGAGCGGAGCCGCCCAcccctcctttctttttccttttttttattattattttaatttgttgtttttattttaaccctgCAAGGAACTGAGAGCCACCTAACACCCTCCGCCTCACCCCACCCACTGCCCCCCCTCTCCCCCACCCNNNCCCCCCCTCTCCCCCACCCGAGGTTCTCAGGCCACCGCCGCCGCTCATCATTCCACCGTTTCACTCGTcgaccccccctcccccgcccCGTGAGGACTTTGGGACTGGTATCTAGTTttggttctgtgtttttaatatttcgttgaatgaattattattttttgttgttgttgggtttattatttcttttaattttctttttttttctgttccttgtttttttttcccaataaaaTTATTGCTATAGCAGCCGTGCAACCAGCAGGCCATGGTTTTTAGTGTGGCAGCCTGTTGCACAAATCAAGGTTGTAGctacatttttactttctgtatgacaaaaaaaactttgtaaataaaatgttaacatttttcGGGggcttttctgattttttttttttttttaattatcccCAGGGGATCAAAATTGTTTCCATCAGTGACACAGAGtgagaaaggaaagaaaaaaagactgatctTCATCTCCACCGGTTATCGGCTGCGTTTATTAACGTTAAACgtgatttaaaattttttttttctatccaaACTTTGTACCTGTCTGGTTTTCGGCTCCTCTGTGTGAAGTTATTCAGTCAAACATGCCAACGAAGGCAGATTTCCTGACACCTTTTTTTTGGCAACGGTTCATTTTCACAGAGAATAATCAATTTTAGGAGAACGGGGTTCATTCTATGGGCGTACACGCTCGTCAACAACTCGTCATCAGGAACACCTGTTCTGCTTGGTAGACACCTAGATGTGGGGAAGACGAcctgctgaagttcaaaccgagcatcagCATGAAGAAGAACGAGGATCCAGGTGGTTCGTGGTGCCAGatgtttcagaaactgctgatcaaCCACCTCTGGGGTTTAAAGAGAACGGTCCAAAAAGGAGAAATTATCCAGTGAGCGGCGTTCGTGTGGCCCGAAGAGCCCTGatgatgtcagaggtcagaggggcAGACTGGTTATCGTCTCTGAACTCAACACGCCCAACCTATCTCACCTGAGGTCATGACTGAAAGGACCAGATCCCGGATCCGGCTGAGGTGGTTCGCTTTGGAGGTCCTCCAGgtacgtcccactgggaggagaccccgggtggacccagaactccctggaggagctggagtgaAGGACGCccgggtttctctcctggacctcgGGGACTTGACCGCAGATAAacggtagaagatggatggagccaCCTGGGAGTCCACACACCGACCAGGTCATTCATCCACTGCGGTGGtccctggtcctggtcctggagggcctctgcCCTGCGtggtttagatgtttctctgctttgactcacctgatctgaatgactgagtctgcagaacctgaagacctgctgaagggcagagaaacacctaaaacctgcaggacggtgctcctccaggaccagccctgtccagtcctggtcctggaggagcaccgtcctgcaggaccaggactggacaggGCCAACCTACACCGAGTCTGCTTCTTCTCAGCCTCCCCACAGGAGCCTCAGCACCCAGATTCAGGTTCTTCACCGATTAAACCCGTAAAcccatgttgttgttgttttatatttactaaCGTTATATAAGTGAAACCATCAATTCTCCATAAGTACGTCTCACACTTCACACCTGAATACCCCGAGATGCTACTAAATTTGACGTTCCCCGACATCTGAGAACAAGAGGGTCTGAGCGGGGTTTTCTCTGGATCCTCGCAGACGTGCAGGCCACGATGTGACACCTGAAACGAGCCAaatctgggggaaaaaaaaacaaacaaaaaccaaaacaaagcagaaggaTATTGCAGCACTGAGTAGAAAACTGCAGGCGGCGTGTGTTCAAACCTACAAATACGTCCCTGACTGCACAGAAACAGCCTCTTTTTATGATATGAACTATTATTTTGTCTGGTAATAAAGATTAGCATGTCTGTTTAAACACCTGAACCTTCCTGACGATGCTGCAGTCGtatgaaattaaaaaacctgaactaagacagctgagaggaaaactACTAATAGTTAGTTTCTACTAGCTGACCCACTTCATGCTGATCGAGAGGCGAGGGCCTCGGATTTGAGCGGAAACCTTTATGTGCAAAgatgtgggaggaaaccatgAGAGGAACGAGAGGTAAAGTCAAATctgtgagagaaaataaaaacaacaagattttAGTTCGTTTTTAAACATTCTCTAGACTGTATTTGCCAAAATTACAGCTCCGGTTCTGAATGAAATCGTCCACTCTcggttttgtgttttgaaataaatacaaaaaaaccccaaaattaataaaattcagTTGAAGACTCGTACATGGCCTCGGGGACACACGGCTCGATTagctgctgcagaacaaacagatTTCCAGTCGTGATaataagaataacaaaaaaaaacgaaaagcaGCTCAACAAAATGGCAGCTCACAGCCGGGATCAGGAGGGGTTTGGGTTTTCGTTTTCCTCGCTTACACTCAGGCACACATTCACGACTTAAACTCCACCGACCCACTTCTACAGTAGTTTCGATATTGGaagggataaaaacaaaaattacagagcataaaaaaaataaatcagcattttCTCTCGATCGCCAGCCCCCTGAACGACCGGATCGATCAgtcaaatgttcttttttttttttaatcgatcAGCtacaaaaagcattaaaaaaaaaaaagaaaaagctgaaaatagatTAAAGTTGCATAGCTGGGAGGTGCAGAGAGGAGAAcgggggaggtggaggaggaggtggggggatAAAAAggtgctgtttttaaagtacatgatcgaaaaaaatcaaataaaaaattaatctgTGCACCGTGAGGAGAGCCGACGAGAACGAGCGACTGAAGCCCCAACGCTGGCGGTCTGTGTCGACGCTCCGCAGCgcgggggggaggaggaggaggaggaggtgacgGGGGGAGTCAGAACCTCTCCGGAGAACCCGGCAGTTCTGACGCCAGCAGTTCGTGGcgggaaccccccccccccccNNNNNNNNNNNNNNNNNNNNNNNNNNNNNNNNNNNNNNNNNNNNNNNNNNNNNNNNNNNNNNNNNNNNNNNNNNNNNNNNNNNNNNNNNNNNNNNNNNNNNNNNNNNNNNNNNNNNNNNNNNNNNNNNNNNNNNNNNNNNNNNNNNNNNNNNNNNNNNNNNNNNNNNNNNNNNNNNNNNNNNNNNNNNNNNNNNNNNNNNNNNNNNNNNNNNNNNNNNNNNNNNNNNNNNNNNNNNNNNNNNNNNNNNNNNNNNNNNNNNNNNNNNNNNNNNNNNNNNNNNNNNNNNNNNNNNNNNNNNNNNNNNNNNNNNNNNNNNNNNNNNNNNNNNNNNNNNNNNNNNNNNNNNNNNNNNNNNNNNNNNNNNNNNNNNNNNNNNNNNNNNNNNNNNNNNNNNNNNNNNNNNNNNNNNNNNNNNNNNNNNNNNNNNNNNNNNNNNNNNNNNNNNNNNNNNNNNNNNNNNNNNNNNNNNNNNNNNNNNNNNNNNNNNNNNNNNNNNNNNNNNNNNNNNNNNNNNNNNNNNNNNNNNNNNNNNNNNNNNNNNNNNNNNNNNNNNNNNNNNNNNNNNNNNNNNNNNNNNNNNNNNNNNNNNNNNNNNNNNNNNNNNNNNNNNNNNNNNNNNNNNNNNNNNNNNNNNNNNNNNNNNNNNNNNNNNNNNNNNNNNNNNNNNNNNNNNNNNNNNNNNNNNNNNNNNNNNNNNNNNNNNNNNNNNNNNNNNNNNNNNNNNNNNNNNNNNNNNNNNNNNNNNNNNNNNNNNNNNNNNNNNNNNNNNNNNNNNNNNNNNNNNNNNNNNNNNNNNNNNNNNNNNNNNNNNNNNNNNNNNNNNNNNNNNNNNNNNNNNNNNNNNNNNNNNNNNNNNNNNNNNNNNNNNNNNNNNNNNNNNNNNNNNNNNNNNNNNNNNNNNNNNNNNNNNNNNNNNNNNNNNNNNNNNNNNNNNNNNNNNNNNNNNNNNNNNNNNNNNNNNNNNNNNNNNNNNNNNNNNNNNNNNNNNNNNNNNNNNNNNNNNNNNNNNNNNNNNNNNNNNNNNNNNNNNNNNNNNNNNNNNNNNNNNNNNNNNNNNNNNNNNNNNNNNNNNNNNNNNNNNNNNNNNNNNNNNNNNNNNNNNNNNNNNNNNNNNNNNNNNNNNNNNNNNNNNNNNNNNNNNNNNNNNNNNNNNNNNNNNNNNNNNNNNNNNNNNNNNNNNNNNNNNNNNNNNNNNNNNNNNNNNNNNNNNNNNNNNNNNNNNNNNNNNNNNNNNNNNNNNNNNNNNNNNNNNNNNNNNNNNNNNNNNNNNNNNNNNNNNNNNNNNNNNNNNNNNNNNNNNNNNNNNNNNNNNNNNNNNNNNNNNNNNNNNNNNNNNNNNNNNNNNNNNNNNNNNNNNNNNNNNNNNNNNNNNNNNNNNNNNNNNNNNNNNNNNNNNNNNNNNNNNNNNNNNNNNNNNNNNNNNNNNNNNNNNNNNNNNNNNNNNNNNNNNNNNNNNNNNNNNNNNNNNNNNNNNNNNNNNNNNNNNNNNNNNNNNNNNNNNNNNNNNNNNNNNNNNNNNNNNNNNNNNNNNNNNNNNNNNNNNNNNNNNNNNNNNNNNNNNNNNNNNNNNNNNNNNNNNNNNNNNNNNNNNNNNNNNNNNNNNNNNNNNNNNNNNNNNNNNNNNNNNNNNNNNNNNNNNNNNNNNNNNNNNNNNNNNNNNNNNNNNNNNNNNNNNNNNNNNNNNNNNNNNNNNNNNNNNNNNNNNNNNNNNNNNNNNNNNNNNNNNNNNNNNNNNNNNNNNNNNNNNNNNNNNNNNNNNNNNNNNNNNNNNNNNNNNNNNNNNNNNNNNNNNNNNNNNNNNNNNNNNNNNNNNNNNNNNNNNNNNNNNNNNNNNNNNNNNNNNNNNNNNNNNNNNNNNNNNNNNNNNNNNNNNNNNNNNNNNNNNNNNNNNNNNNNNNNNNNNNNNNNNNNNNNNNNNNNNNNNNNNNNNNNNNNNNNNNNNNNNNNNNNNNNNNNNNNNNNNNNNNNNNNNNNNNNNNNNNNNNNNNNNNNNNNNNNNNNNNNNNNNNNNNNNNNNNNNNNNNNNNNNNNNNNNNNNNNNNNNNNNNNNNNNNNNNNNNNNNNNNNNNNNNNNNNNNNNNNNNNNNNNNNNNNNNNNNNNNNNNNNNNNNNNNNNNNNNNNNNNNNNNNNNNNNNNNNNNNNNNNNNNNNNNNNNNNNNNNNNNNNNNNNNNNNNNNNNNNNNNNNNNNNNNNNNNNNNNNNNNNNNNNNNNNNNNNNNNNNNNNNNNNNgggggggggggggtcgacTCAACCAGGAAGCAGGCAGCGCTCCGGGTAAACTCAGGAGGCTTTAACAGTGTCTGCATGTCTCTTACCCATTCCTTTCTGAGGTAAATGTGAGCGATACTCTGTCAAGAAGTGGATGTAGGGTTTTTCTGAGCTGATCTCGTAGTATCTGATATTCCCATCGCCctaaaatagaaattaaaaaaaaagggaaagtgaCAACATCAGCTGCGTTCAGCGGTAAAGAACGGCGCGTCACGAGTCAAACTCAGGGCCGTACCTTCCCGGCAAGGTAGAGCATGTGCGTGTCGGGGTCGTAGAAAGGGAAGAGGACCCCCGAGGAACCGTCCAGGTTCTCCTGCAGCAAAGGCTCGGACAGATCGTcctgcacaaaaagaaaaaaaacacagaggatgagaACATCCGCCACCCGCCCCGGTGTCGTTTTAATCCACCGCTGCGCAAGAAGAAGAGCTGAATTATAAACCCCAGCGCTCAATCCCTAATCCAGGCTTTGCCTTAATCCCACCCCACCCAGCAGCCCTGCCTGCTGGAGCACGCTCCCAGGTGTGGACGGAGAGCCGCAGGATGACACGATCAGGAGAATCTCAGGAGAACGATGTGACACGTTCTGCTGAAAGGCAGAGCTGCGTTCtgtccactagatggcagcgttgtgtttaaagctgcagcttgATGTGGAGGTCTGAGGGATTTCAGCCTCGTGTGAACGCTGAGCCATGCATAAACAGGTTCACGTTTCTGCCCCGTTAACGTCATTAATCTGACACGTTGCTTTtggtcacatttttaaacaatcagGTTGTGACGCATTAATAACAAACAGATTAGAGGGACAAAGGACTCTAGCACGGAGCCGTGATGCGGTTGTGGATCAGCAGAACCTGAACATTAATCGGGACTCGGAGTCGTGTTTCCTCCGTGGTGGGCTGTAAGCAGCGGCGGGTCTCACCTGGTCCCACAGAGCGATCTGCCGGTCGTTGTAGCGCGAGGTGCCGGCGGTGAggagcagcttcatgttccccAGGAGCAGAACCTTACTGGCTTTGTGTGCCTTGAAGTTACcttcctgcagagaaaaacaaaacaaatgacttcCGTTAGTCGGTAGGAAACGAGAATTTAGCAGCagaaagctaaagttagcaagaCAGCTGACCTTAAGCtaattagaagctaaaagtggcacaACAAGACAACAACGTAGCAAGTGTCCCGaagcagagtttttaaaagaagaattcagtgtttacacatatttacatattttgaaaagcataaaagttacaaaaactaaaagtcttaGCCGCCGTCTCCTGAAGTAGCCAAACGTTTTGATATAAGAGCGGCTAAAATAGTTGGAGTGAAAAAAGGACGACATGAGaggctgtggtagtagctgagagtgggACGTCCCTGCCACTAGAGGACAccggagcagggaaacaacaacaacaacaacaaaacagacttgttcatttagacacacacacacctggagcagGTTCCCTGAGCGCGGCTCCATCAGCCGGACCTTCTTGTCCCTGCAGGTGGTGGCGAGGAGGCTGCCGTCCGTGTTGAAGGACATGGACAGAACCACGTCCGAGTGGTGTCTGATGGTCCGGACCGGGTTCTTTATGACCGCCTCCGGAGAGTCCAGGTTCCAGATCATCACCTGGAGACGGGAAAAAGGTACACAGACGGGTTCAgtcagtcaaaaaaaataaaaagagtagaAGAAGAACTCAATCCAGACCTTTGAAGCTGGAACCGTTTTGATGATTTGCTT of the Kryptolebias marmoratus isolate JLee-2015 linkage group LG3, ASM164957v2, whole genome shotgun sequence genome contains:
- the coro2a gene encoding coronin-2A isoform X1: MDAPGCRSWKASRPRAMTWRPQYRSSKFRHVFGKAASKESCYDGVPITRSVQDNHFCAVNPRFLAVITECAGGGAFLVLSLNHTGKVDPHQPRVSGHRGNVLDVKWNPFDDYCIASCSEDATVKVWEIPPYGMLKNLTVPRKELQGHSRRVGLIEWHPTANNILFSTAYDYQVMIWNLDSPEAVIKNPVRTIRHHSDVVLSMSFNTDGSLLATTCRDKKVRLMEPRSGNLLQEGNFKAHKASKVLLLGNMKLLLTAGTSRYNDRQIALWDQDDLSEPLLQENLDGSSGVLFPFYDPDTHMLYLAGKGDGNIRYYEISSEKPYIHFLTEYRSHLPQKGMGKRHADTVKAS
- the coro2a gene encoding coronin-2A isoform X3 produces the protein MTWRPQYRSSKFRHVFGKAASKESCYDGVPITRSVQDNHFCAVNPRFLAVITECAGGGAFLVLSLNHTGKVDPHQPRVSGHRGNVLDVKWNPFDDYCIASCSEDATVKVWEIPPYGMLKNLTVPRKELQGHSRRVGLIEWHPTANNILFSTAYDYQVMIWNLDSPEAVIKNPVRTIRHHSDVVLSMSFNTDGSLLATTCRDKKVRLMEPRSGNLLQEGNFKAHKASKVLLLGNMKLLLTAGTSRYNDRQIALWDQDDLSEPLLQENLDGSSGVLFPFYDPDTHMLYLAGKGDGNIRYYEISSEKPYIHFLTEYRSHLPQKGMGKRHADTVKAS
- the coro2a gene encoding coronin-2A isoform X2, with translation MTVSKMTWRPQYRSSKFRHVFGKAASKESCYDGVPITRSVQDNHFCAVNPRFLAVITECAGGGAFLVLSLNHTGKVDPHQPRVSGHRGNVLDVKWNPFDDYCIASCSEDATVKVWEIPPYGMLKNLTVPRKELQGHSRRVGLIEWHPTANNILFSTAYDYQVMIWNLDSPEAVIKNPVRTIRHHSDVVLSMSFNTDGSLLATTCRDKKVRLMEPRSGNLLQEGNFKAHKASKVLLLGNMKLLLTAGTSRYNDRQIALWDQDDLSEPLLQENLDGSSGVLFPFYDPDTHMLYLAGKGDGNIRYYEISSEKPYIHFLTEYRSHLPQKGMGKRHADTVKAS